CTTGAACAGATTCTCGCGTAGGCTGTCCAGGCGTGCCTTGCCGGCGCCAGTTGTTGCCTGGCCAAGTGATAAATCCGTGGAGCTGCTGTCATCGGCATCCTCCTGCTCCGCCGTGCCCCTGTGCCCGGGCATCACAAACCAACAAAGCAACTAGCTAAATGcgctcaaaaacaaaaacaacaacaacaacaaaaaccagaggggaaaacaaacaaacaaacaaaaaaaaaataaatgggaAGCTGCACTGGCTATCTCCGGCGGGGATATATCCAATGTCGTCGCGTGTGTTTCGTGAGGTTCGTCCTGCTAGCTATCGACATTGACTGCAATGGTGAGAGGACATGCagtcaatatatataaaaaatgtatatgaaatatatttaattcaatttcagGCCGTTGGCAAATTTTTGGGGCCAGATTTCGTGGCACTGACGTGTGCACTTCTTcgttgtgtgcgtgcgtgtgcgtacgtgtgtgtACATCTGTCTAGCtatgctacacacacacacgcaagcacacgcacgcacacacacacacacacacattcgctcGTACGTTATTTGAATAGGCAACTCGATTTCCTGCCacaattaataacaatttgtgCACTGCATTTCATTGAAAATTCATTTACCAATTGTAATTAAGCAatgctaacaaaaaaaaaacttaaacaccAGGGCTTAAGAGTCGTTGTTACTGCCCTTGTTTTGCAATTACAGGGCTGTTCTCACCACTTCGATAACGATGCAGTGTTGCTTAATGCGATAGTATCGATTAAGTCGCACAATTAATCGTTTCATGTGCTCAATTATTTGCTTgtgttggtttttggtttaCTTTGACTGatttaaagcaatttaagagcattttgtatatattattggGAATATCTGTGAGCGTATACACTATAAATAAAAGGAACTATTTTAAGAGAGTATTGCCGTTtcaatgtatatacttatatgtgAAACTGTTGACAAGTGCTTGAAAAGTAGCGCGCCTTTGCGGCGGCATTTATCGATACTTTGCATTATTTGAAAATAGATCGTAATCGAACTGATAATCGGCATATATATCGCACTTTATTAATAACCGTTTATTTCGAGTACATGAGAATTCCcgttaaaatataaatatacacacgatgaatatatataaaatgcacataaaaaaaagctaTTGCACATGTaggaacaacaaaaactggaCTAGACAGCTCCAGGTACGCACAAtgtgagagaaagagatagctAGATGAGGTAAATTTAAGTAAACCGGCCGAATGGAAAGGCTGCTGTCCGGCATTTTAGGCATCCGGCTGCGACGTTTCAAGCAGACGCACAATTTCCGAATGACCGCCACGCTGAGCATAGTCCAACGGCGTCAGACCGAGCATGTCCTTAAACTCGCCATTCTCGCTGTGCGGCAGGAGATAGTTCACCAGGTCGACATAGCCATGCAGGGCGGCCACATGCAGTGCGGTGCGGCCGGAGGGATCGGCCAGGCACAGATCGGCGCCGGCCAGCTGAAACGATTGCAGCCGTCGGAGTGCGCCACGTGCAGCAGCGGCGCACAGCTGCTCGCCAACGGCACGCGAAGAGCCGGTCAAATGGGCGCCACAGCTAATGAGCAGCTGGATGATCTCGTGGTTGTCGCTGGCAACTGCCTCCTGGAGCGGTGTACGCTCGCACAGATCACGTATGTGCACAGAGACGCCGTTCTGCAGCAGATGCCGCACGATATCCGTATCGCCCAGCTGGCAGGCCAGATGCAGTGCGGTGCGCTGGTCATGATTGGTGCCCGACAGATCGGCGCCGTATGCCTTTAGGTTATTGAGCTTCTTGAGATCGCCCTCGAAGACGGCCGCATTGATCATGGCCGGAAACAAGGTGGCGCCCAGCTGGTCCAGCTCCTGCGGCGAGGACAGATGCAGTGAGCGTGCCACAGCATCGACCAGATCGTAATCCTTCATCGTGTGCGCCGCAACGGAGGTCAGTTCGCCGCGCAGATTCGCCTGCATCATCTGTGATAAATACAGGGATTAGCGGATTAGAGGATGCGGCACGTGAGTCGACTATCTCACCTGCTTCTTCACTTGAAGCGACCAGTCCGACTTGCCGATGACGTAGGCCAGCTTGGTGAGCGCCGCCTCCGGCGTCATATCGTAGCCGGGTATGACGCCGACATCGAAGAGCACCTTGCCGGTGTCATAGATCTCGGCGACGGAACCGTTCGGGCACTGGGTGCAGTTGATAATGATGACGCCGCGTTCGGCGGCGGCGCGCAGCTCGTCGATGAGATCCTTGCGATTGGAGGGCATGTTGCCGGAGCCAAACGATTGCAGTACCACGCCGCGCATCGGCGGCGCCAGAAAGGCACGAAACGTGGCCAGCGATATGCTGGGAAAGATGCGCAACAGCCCCACATTCTCGTCCAGCTGCGAATGCACACAGAAGCGCTCCACGCTGCACGGCCGAAAGATCAGACGATAGTCAACATTGACGCTGATACCGATCTGCGCCAGCGGCGGCACATTTGGTGAATCGAAGGCGTCCAGCGAATTGGAGCTAACCTTGACCGTGCGATTGCCACGGAGCAGCTTATTGCCAAAGAAGATGCACACCTCCGGTATCACATAGTTGCCGGCAATGATCAGGGCGGACGTGAAGTTGTCCTTGCCGTCGGTGCGCGTCTCAAAGATCGGCAGCTGGGAGCCCGTTATGATCACCGTTTTGCCCAGATTCTCCAGCATAAACGACAGCGCCGAGGCCGTATACGATAGCGTATCCGTGCCATGGAGCACCACGAAGCCGTCAAAGAACTCGTACGATTGCTGCGTACGGAGAGAGTGTAagctgtttacagggtatatgccAGTCGAGCTGTACACTCACATAGATATCCTTGGCTATGCGCGCCCAATCGTCCATAGTCATGTTGCTGGAGTCGAGCAGCGGCGAATATTCCGTCACCTGGTAGATGACGCGTCGCGATTCGCCCTGGACAAAGGGCAGCACCAGCGGCGCCAGCGATGCTCCGGCGCCAAAATGACGCTGGGCATAATCCTCATCATGTATATTGGGATATTTGCGTATGAGCCGGACCAGGGCGTTCGGTATGGGCGCCAACACTGCAAGAGAGAGCGGGATTAGAGCGGGATTAGGTAGATGGGGAGTGGGTGCACCCACCGTGTCGCTCGTTGCGCATCATGCCGATGGTGCCGCCCGTGTAGATGACTCGAACGCGCGCCTCCTTCGCCTCGGCGGCTAGCATCAGGCTGCCGGCGCTCACGTTTCGACGCATCGCTGGCGTCTGATAGCTGGGCGAGGCGGGCACCGATTGATCTGGCGTTGTTGCCGGCGGCAGCCTTATACTGATGCCCGATGTCGCCGCCGGGTGCGCTAGCGGTGGCTGGGAGCTGGGCATGCCGTCGGGCTGATCACCGTTAGTGGACATATTGCAAGTCTTGGGGTCAATTTGGGGTCAACAATTAACCGTTTCGTCCAAAGCCGTCAACTAATCACAGCACAGATCTGTGCAACGCAACGCGACGTCTGCGAAGTAATAaacattaataaatacattacaaGCCCGGCAAGGTGCACtcgtgtgttgtgtgtgtgtgtgtgtgtgcgcgcgtgtgttgtgtgtgtgtgtgtgtgtgtgtgcaggtgtttatttaaacaatttgttatcAATCTAACGGCTTAGTTCGAACGCACTTGCGATATTTTTAATTGCGTTGGccatgcaaattaaaaaaagcaaTATCTGATATAGATAAATGCACACagttatttacatattttatatttgtttaaaaatacatatttacttgcgcacatgtgtgtgtaagttcccctctgcgtgtgcgtgtgtgtgtgtgtgtgtgtacaactATTTGCCAGCGTTGCCATTGCGTAATGCGTTAGACAGCCGTTTATATGCATGCAACAGTCTGGCAGCATTGTTGCCAGTGTGGCCAGCCTGGCGCATTCAAGTGGTGCGCAACTTGACTAAGCAGCTTGTGTGTAGACTGGAATGTTGATTGGAGCGTGGTGAAATTCCGTTTGAAATCTAACGGACGTTTCGAGCGGCCCTGCACAACACAATTCGCAATTTGCGCAACACGCTGTTTGTGCAAGCTAAAAAgccaaaactaacaaatttgtgcatttaaatggTCGCCGGTTCGATTCACGGTTAactacatttttgttgttgtttattttacggaatttatttataaaattaaaactgtttaatcagaaacaaacaaaataaataaataaataaaatatttaatttaattatgccgttttttttattttttttaaaaagatcAAGCATTTGAAGgaaattcaaaaaattaaaacaaatgtttgctTCAAAGCGAGAAAATGTGCAGTTAGCTTGCGCAAACATCAATTTGCGCAAGCGGCTTGTCTAGTCTAGTGCCAGAGCCACAAGTAGGCGTATTCATGGCCCGATAACAACAATATCttagataaaatataaaaacttgaacacacaaaaaaatcaaTCTCAGACGAATTCTTTTAGCTTGAATTAATTCTATCAAAGTGAAACATGAAAGTAAATAATTCGATATATTACATGAATTCGATATATGTTTATTGGACTATCGAAATTTAGCGAACACCCCGAACAACAGCTTAATGCTGGGAAACTGAGATAATAACccagccagctgctgctgctactggtATTTCTACTGCTACTGCAACTGTTACTGCTGCAGTAACGTTCGTCTAATGACACTTTCAATAAAGGCTATATAAACGGCAACTGCGAGCCAAGGCATCTTTAGGATGGCAAATGATACTCCTTTAATACCCTGCATCCGCTGAAAATGGCACCAATAAAGGGGGAGTGGCTGGTAgagtacatgtgtatgtaacGGGCAAAGCGAGGCCTCGATATAGGTTATCAAGAGTCTAGTTTATAAGGACTTGAAactttctttatcgatattgcCAACTATTTCCtgaatatcgatatatatcgatagagGAGCTGTTAAGCGCAAGAGACCTGAAAGGATGCCTTGTTATAGAGCATTAAATGTCGGCCTGATTCAATGGATAAAGACTTGAAACTTgctttatcgatatatatcgataaaggATAGATATTGGCAACCATTTCagaaatatcgataaataccGATTGCGGAGCTGTTAAGCGCAAGAGACCTGAAATGTAATAAATGCTCACATTTAATAAACATACAACCAGAATAAATTACATTCTCTTAGACTATTCAAGCCAGCaagaatatttgaatatttgccATGGCAGCTCGGCGCTGGGTCCAGGGTGTCGCCTAGTCGGGCTACTTGGCTGCGGGACACATGTCGCTGGCTGGCTCAAGGTGAATTGATATGATTGAGGCATGGGGCGGGCCAAGACAGTTTCCAAGATGGATCTGTTGTGCTAGCCCACAAGATGGCCGTCGCTGCTTCAGGTGAAATACCAATTTGATTAATGTACATTTTAAATGTCACACTTATGATTGTCTTGAAGCTAGGCGATTTCTTAAAGCAGATAACTTCttacacaaaaaatattaacatttaataaCTTGTACTTTAACTGCCATGTTCAATGCATATGTGCACACTTTTCGATAAGTCAGCTTTTTTCTTCgatttctatttaaaaaaaaaaaactgtatgTGCACACTTGTCAATCATTTAGATTGACTCTATCGATTGTTCTTTTTACAAATGGGCTTCTATATGCATCG
This window of the Drosophila virilis strain 15010-1051.87 chromosome X, Dvir_AGI_RSII-ME, whole genome shotgun sequence genome carries:
- the LOC6634524 gene encoding L-asparaginase, whose protein sequence is MSTNGDQPDGMPSSQPPLAHPAATSGISIRLPPATTPDQSVPASPSYQTPAMRRNVSAGSLMLAAEAKEARVRVIYTGGTIGMMRNERHVLAPIPNALVRLIRKYPNIHDEDYAQRHFGAGASLAPLVLPFVQGESRRVIYQVTEYSPLLDSSNMTMDDWARIAKDIYQSYEFFDGFVVLHGTDTLSYTASALSFMLENLGKTVIITGSQLPIFETRTDGKDNFTSALIIAGNYVIPEVCIFFGNKLLRGNRTVKVSSNSLDAFDSPNVPPLAQIGISVNVDYRLIFRPCSVERFCVHSQLDENVGLLRIFPSISLATFRAFLAPPMRGVVLQSFGSGNMPSNRKDLIDELRAAAERGVIIINCTQCPNGSVAEIYDTGKVLFDVGVIPGYDMTPEAALTKLAYVIGKSDWSLQVKKQMMQANLRGELTSVAAHTMKDYDLVDAVARSLHLSSPQELDQLGATLFPAMINAAVFEGDLKKLNNLKAYGADLSGTNHDQRTALHLACQLGDTDIVRHLLQNGVSVHIRDLCERTPLQEAVASDNHEIIQLLISCGAHLTGSSRAVGEQLCAAAARGALRRLQSFQLAGADLCLADPSGRTALHVAALHGYVDLVNYLLPHSENGEFKDMLGLTPLDYAQRGGHSEIVRLLETSQPDA